One genomic window of Methanospirillum lacunae includes the following:
- a CDS encoding DUF371 domain-containing protein — MPRAVEQFSAFGHPEVTATHRTTFEITAEQHLSSSGNCIIAVRSEKGAVDLSDQFRELIRSPGCRLITELRCRDVEVTVTSSGSPNLLLDHQTDMVWRRSSFTCGRTIGLYSDYTAGMLPRELITLLKLGERLDITLIAELDPYPNENPEPCILPGLNLLIKE; from the coding sequence ATGCCAAGGGCAGTGGAGCAGTTCTCAGCATTCGGACACCCTGAAGTGACTGCAACTCACAGAACCACCTTCGAGATAACTGCAGAACAGCACCTCTCATCGTCAGGAAACTGTATCATTGCCGTGCGCTCTGAAAAAGGGGCAGTTGATCTCTCTGATCAATTCAGGGAACTCATACGCTCTCCTGGGTGTAGGCTCATAACCGAACTTCGATGTAGAGACGTTGAGGTGACTGTTACCTCTTCTGGCTCTCCCAATCTCCTGCTTGACCATCAGACAGATATGGTCTGGCGGAGGTCGTCATTTACCTGTGGGCGTACCATCGGTCTGTATAGTGATTATACAGCAGGGATGCTTCCCCGTGAACTGATCACCCTTTTGAAACTGGGTGAACGGCTTGATATCACCCTCATTGCAGAATTGGATCCTTATCCTAATGAAAACCCTGAACCATGCATACTACCCGGCCTGAATCTCCTGATTAAAGAATAA
- the dph2 gene encoding diphthamide biosynthesis enzyme Dph2 yields MIASFDLISELKQRGAKKVALQAPEGLKRRLSELAQDLKSAGFTVLVSGDPCYGACDLDIDLLKDADLLIHLGHAPVDKTERILYDIFRMDFDPEVVLNAVPYFTKNRIGLVTTVQHVHLIPEVSRVLDEAGISVTVGEGSDRTPYAGQILGCSFEVARRTGESEILYIGTGVFHPLGVQIATGAKVIACDPYTKKIEEVNGERLLRRRYALIEKVKQAEQIGIIVSPKSGQARRELATELASLSPKAILIQLREVTPDQLLNLGLPCYVNTACPRLAYDDQVRWPVPVLTPQEFEILCGIRKFEDYEVDEIK; encoded by the coding sequence TTGATCGCCAGCTTTGATCTGATTTCAGAACTGAAACAACGGGGGGCAAAGAAGGTTGCCCTCCAGGCACCCGAGGGGCTTAAACGTCGTCTTTCTGAACTTGCCCAAGACCTGAAATCTGCCGGGTTTACTGTTCTTGTAAGTGGTGATCCCTGCTATGGTGCCTGCGACCTTGATATTGACCTGCTTAAAGATGCAGATCTATTAATTCACCTTGGTCATGCGCCAGTTGACAAGACAGAACGGATTCTCTACGATATCTTCAGAATGGATTTTGATCCTGAAGTCGTTTTGAATGCAGTCCCCTATTTCACAAAAAACAGAATCGGTCTTGTTACAACAGTGCAGCATGTCCACCTAATCCCTGAAGTCTCTCGTGTTCTCGACGAGGCCGGGATATCAGTTACTGTTGGAGAGGGCTCCGACCGGACTCCCTATGCAGGCCAGATTCTCGGATGTTCATTCGAGGTGGCGCGAAGAACAGGAGAGTCAGAGATTCTCTACATTGGAACCGGGGTGTTCCACCCACTTGGTGTTCAGATAGCAACCGGAGCTAAGGTGATCGCCTGTGATCCATACACTAAAAAGATAGAGGAAGTAAACGGTGAGCGTCTGCTCCGAAGACGATATGCCCTAATCGAGAAGGTAAAACAGGCTGAGCAGATAGGGATTATTGTTTCACCAAAGAGTGGTCAGGCACGCAGGGAACTGGCCACAGAACTCGCATCCCTCTCTCCAAAAGCAATCCTTATCCAACTGCGGGAGGTGACGCCAGATCAACTGCTTAACCTTGGTCTCCCCTGTTACGTGAACACAGCCTGTCCGAGGCTTGCCTATGATGATCAGGTCAGATGGCCGGTCCCTGTACTCACCCCACAGGAGTTTGAAATTCTCTGTGGTATCAGGAAATTTGAGGACTACGAGGTAGACGAGATAAAATGA
- a CDS encoding HVO_0476 family zinc finger protein: MFCTTCDEETEHDVLSRTTNQVIKCTTCGTVSRIPVQKEPALLQIKAIVSNEGASSVCRCEIAEDEEVAVGDFLIAESDDGEGTGVEVMSIESGDKRLDKSLGKNIDTLWTRVIDQVVVRFSVHDGWHTTPLYVRCEGDEKFVVGDVYVIKGVKSRIGHIRMRNGAVTKRRGKFEVANTIKRIYAYRI, from the coding sequence ATGTTCTGCACCACATGCGACGAAGAGACCGAGCATGACGTTTTGAGCAGGACCACAAACCAGGTGATCAAGTGCACTACATGTGGGACGGTTTCACGCATCCCTGTGCAAAAGGAACCTGCATTACTACAGATAAAGGCTATTGTGAGCAATGAAGGAGCATCATCAGTCTGCAGATGTGAGATTGCAGAGGATGAAGAGGTTGCAGTTGGTGATTTCCTTATCGCCGAGTCTGACGACGGAGAAGGCACCGGTGTTGAAGTGATGTCTATTGAGTCAGGAGATAAGCGGCTTGACAAATCTCTGGGAAAAAATATTGACACCCTCTGGACCAGGGTCATTGATCAGGTTGTAGTACGCTTTTCAGTACACGACGGATGGCATACTACTCCACTCTATGTAAGATGTGAAGGTGACGAAAAGTTCGTTGTCGGTGATGTATATGTCATCAAAGGCGTGAAGTCTCGTATCGGACACATCAGAATGAGAAACGGGGCAGTTACCAAAAGAAGAGGAAAGTTTGAGGTTGCAAACACCATCAAACGGATATATGCATACCGTATCTGA
- a CDS encoding CBS domain-containing protein produces the protein MDKKRVRDYMTADVDTINMNQTARDVINAIKVTSHDGFPIVDRNVVIGYISARDLLFAHPDTPVREIMSQHLIVADPEMAIGDVARVIIRSGIQKLPVVNEKNELLGIISNTDVVRSQIEHVSPDKVYKLMDTIERLHGIKPHLSKGPVMVSTLLPTQSRIYMDELEGRIYEIKKGLAEPVIVIKKPDQNILVDGHHRAVAAKRLGIKILEAYLIEIAEDFELGLERTARAMKLRTVDDIQIMDYARHPLVAGTHRFGGAIVVGEPIKNREKED, from the coding sequence ATGGATAAGAAGCGGGTCAGGGACTACATGACCGCCGATGTTGATACCATCAATATGAACCAGACCGCGCGTGATGTGATTAATGCCATCAAGGTCACATCACATGACGGCTTTCCCATTGTGGACAGGAATGTGGTCATCGGGTATATATCGGCCCGGGACCTCCTCTTCGCCCATCCGGATACACCTGTCAGGGAAATAATGAGTCAGCATCTGATCGTTGCAGATCCCGAGATGGCTATCGGTGATGTAGCACGTGTTATCATCAGATCTGGGATTCAGAAACTGCCGGTGGTGAACGAGAAGAACGAACTTCTTGGGATTATCTCAAACACCGATGTGGTCAGATCACAGATCGAGCACGTCTCACCTGACAAAGTGTACAAACTGATGGATACCATCGAACGACTTCATGGCATCAAACCACATCTTTCAAAAGGACCTGTAATGGTCAGTACGCTCCTCCCGACCCAGTCACGGATTTATATGGACGAACTTGAGGGGAGAATATACGAGATCAAGAAAGGACTTGCAGAGCCGGTCATAGTGATAAAAAAACCTGATCAAAATATTCTCGTAGATGGACACCACCGTGCAGTAGCAGCAAAAAGACTCGGGATTAAGATCCTGGAGGCTTACCTTATCGAGATCGCCGAGGATTTCGAACTTGGGCTTGAGCGGACCGCACGAGCAATGAAACTCAGGACCGTTGATGATATCCAGATTATGGATTACGCCCGTCATCCTCTTGTAGCAGGAACACACCGGTTCGGTGGGGCAATAGTTGTTGGAGAACCGATCAAAAACAGGGAAAAAGAAGATTAG
- a CDS encoding redox-regulated ATPase YchF — MITLALAGKPNCGKSTLYRAATLAPAEIANYPFTTIDANRGVAYVRVPCPCTSLEHRCGVCVDGIRYVPVHLIDVAGLVPDAYTGKGLGNQFLDHLRQADAIINVIDASGATDIEGAPDDIGSHDPLEEIPMLETEMTMWLFGIIEKHWSKMQRQAQVKNYNVYAGLAELLAGLSIREEHVVDAERESGINFRSAQAEDLQKFARILLKYSKPMIQAGNKADQAPAELIAKVKGAGISLISGAAELALRSAAEHNLIIYHPGDEGFRIPDGVTLNAAQQEGLAKIRGFMEIYGGTGVQQMINRAVFELLDQIVVYPVEDETHLTDAKGRVLPDAFLMKKGSTPHDLAYQVHTDIGKGFLYAIDAKTKMRIKETTLLKDGDIIKIVSTAK, encoded by the coding sequence ATGATCACCCTTGCACTGGCAGGCAAACCAAACTGCGGAAAATCAACCCTTTACCGGGCGGCTACGTTAGCGCCGGCTGAAATAGCAAACTATCCCTTCACCACAATAGATGCAAACCGGGGAGTCGCATACGTGCGGGTTCCCTGTCCCTGTACCTCTCTTGAGCACCGGTGTGGAGTCTGCGTTGACGGAATACGGTATGTTCCTGTTCACCTGATTGATGTTGCAGGGCTTGTTCCTGATGCATACACCGGAAAAGGGCTTGGCAATCAGTTCCTTGATCATCTGAGACAGGCTGATGCCATTATCAATGTCATTGACGCTAGTGGCGCAACGGATATTGAAGGGGCTCCCGACGATATTGGATCGCACGATCCACTTGAAGAGATCCCGATGCTTGAGACTGAAATGACGATGTGGCTTTTTGGGATTATCGAAAAGCACTGGTCAAAGATGCAGCGTCAGGCCCAGGTTAAAAATTACAATGTGTATGCAGGGCTTGCCGAATTGCTTGCAGGTCTCTCCATTAGGGAAGAGCATGTCGTTGATGCCGAACGCGAATCAGGGATAAATTTCAGATCTGCGCAGGCAGAAGATCTCCAGAAATTTGCACGAATTCTTCTGAAGTATTCAAAACCGATGATCCAGGCAGGCAACAAAGCAGATCAGGCTCCTGCAGAACTAATTGCCAAAGTAAAGGGCGCAGGCATCAGCCTCATCTCTGGCGCTGCTGAACTTGCCCTTCGCTCTGCTGCTGAACACAACCTAATCATCTATCATCCTGGTGATGAAGGATTCAGAATTCCTGATGGTGTGACACTCAACGCCGCCCAGCAGGAAGGTCTTGCCAAGATCCGTGGTTTCATGGAGATATATGGTGGTACCGGGGTGCAGCAGATGATCAACCGTGCTGTCTTTGAGCTTCTTGATCAGATCGTAGTCTACCCGGTTGAAGATGAGACCCATCTCACTGATGCAAAAGGGAGAGTGCTTCCTGATGCCTTCCTGATGAAAAAAGGTTCAACACCTCACGATCTGGCATATCAGGTTCATACTGATATTGGCAAGGGCTTCTTGTATGCCATTGACGCAAAAACAAAGATGAGAATCAAAGAGACCACTCTGCTCAAGGATGGAGACATTATCAAAATAGTGAGCACTGCGAAGTAA
- a CDS encoding peptidylprolyl isomerase, whose protein sequence is MKGFRHKSVEKKEEVNWTKYAVVTACVLLAVFMVFSMLGMSWLNIFSQAKPGNSATVDFTIRDGQNRPVVTTASNIYLQAQNAGNLVVMSDKLPIRVNISETRDLVPIQVMNPSNNGGLIDFGLFRPELDSISYGLVGMKVGDTKALQIPGATQMTRTMSRAQFANITGESFAKAKVGSQVPIAFSETPQIAVDNATPSTYLRTSTITDMTDENVTINYGYPTIDITLTQLSTSS, encoded by the coding sequence ATGAAAGGATTCCGGCATAAGTCTGTGGAAAAAAAGGAGGAAGTAAACTGGACAAAATACGCAGTAGTTACTGCGTGTGTCCTGCTAGCAGTCTTCATGGTCTTTTCCATGCTCGGGATGTCCTGGCTCAATATCTTCAGCCAGGCAAAACCCGGGAACAGTGCGACTGTAGATTTTACAATTCGTGATGGGCAGAACCGCCCGGTCGTAACCACCGCATCCAATATCTATCTCCAGGCTCAAAACGCAGGCAATCTTGTCGTGATGAGTGACAAACTTCCGATCAGAGTCAATATTTCAGAAACGCGTGATCTGGTTCCTATCCAGGTTATGAATCCATCAAATAATGGAGGTCTTATTGACTTTGGGCTCTTCAGACCTGAACTTGATTCAATATCATATGGGCTTGTCGGGATGAAAGTTGGAGACACAAAGGCACTGCAGATTCCAGGTGCTACCCAAATGACCCGGACGATGTCTAGGGCCCAGTTTGCTAATATCACGGGAGAATCCTTTGCCAAAGCAAAAGTTGGATCCCAGGTTCCGATCGCATTCAGTGAGACACCGCAGATCGCAGTTGATAATGCAACTCCCTCCACATATCTGAGGACCTCAACGATCACCGATATGACTGATGAGAATGTTACAATCAACTACGGATATCCAACGATTGATATTACTCTTACCCAGTTGTCCACCTCATCATAA
- a CDS encoding TIGR00297 family protein, whose amino-acid sequence MIIPGRWQAFIAAIALTLLAPHMPPGMAGFFLILTSAFICVRMNDLALPVALFILGVLSFFGFVPAFVLCATVLIVATRELIFFYSGGRPVEYALALIGGLLVTALVIFYMTAGTWLSAVVGVTVAILLYAILQKKSYAITGELIGVALAMLLLENLEFQADLPLVATAAFISFGFAYFAYRLKTADIAGLFSAALVGILLIVFAGISWFMIMLAFFILGAAATRYQMEYKKSLHVEQESGGVRGYVNVFANGLVSVVAAVCFGVSHHPVFIAVYLGSVATAASDTVAGEIGVCSGRPYLITTLKPVDEGTNGGVSLTGEIAGLFAAAFIGACAVLLGVADIPVFIACVAGGFIGANIDSLIGEILENKKVIGNAGTNFLATLGGGVVTALLWVVLIPAF is encoded by the coding sequence ATGATAATACCGGGGAGATGGCAGGCATTCATTGCCGCTATTGCCCTTACTCTGCTTGCACCCCATATGCCCCCTGGAATGGCAGGTTTTTTCCTGATTCTTACCTCTGCGTTCATCTGTGTCAGAATGAATGATCTTGCCCTTCCGGTTGCCCTGTTCATTCTGGGAGTTCTCAGTTTCTTCGGGTTTGTGCCGGCATTTGTTCTCTGTGCAACAGTCTTGATTGTAGCAACCCGTGAACTCATATTTTTCTATTCTGGTGGGAGGCCTGTTGAGTATGCACTCGCCCTGATTGGCGGCCTGCTGGTTACTGCCCTCGTAATTTTTTACATGACTGCAGGGACATGGCTTTCAGCGGTTGTGGGGGTGACTGTCGCAATCCTGCTGTATGCCATCTTGCAGAAGAAATCCTATGCAATAACCGGTGAACTGATCGGAGTTGCATTGGCTATGTTACTTTTAGAAAATCTTGAGTTCCAGGCTGATCTCCCGCTGGTTGCGACTGCAGCCTTCATCTCATTCGGGTTCGCATATTTTGCATACCGTCTGAAGACCGCTGATATTGCCGGCCTCTTTTCTGCAGCACTTGTGGGAATTCTGCTCATCGTATTTGCCGGGATTTCATGGTTTATGATCATGCTTGCGTTCTTTATCCTGGGCGCTGCAGCGACCCGGTACCAGATGGAATACAAAAAGAGCCTTCATGTTGAGCAGGAAAGTGGAGGCGTCAGGGGGTATGTCAACGTCTTTGCTAACGGGCTGGTTTCGGTAGTTGCGGCTGTCTGTTTTGGCGTGTCTCATCACCCAGTCTTCATCGCTGTTTACCTCGGGAGTGTGGCAACCGCTGCTTCTGATACTGTTGCAGGAGAGATCGGTGTCTGTTCAGGACGCCCGTACCTCATAACCACATTAAAGCCTGTAGATGAAGGAACAAACGGAGGAGTATCCCTCACTGGGGAGATTGCAGGTCTTTTTGCTGCTGCATTCATTGGTGCATGTGCTGTCCTTCTGGGTGTTGCTGATATACCGGTGTTTATTGCGTGTGTGGCTGGAGGATTTATCGGTGCAAATATCGACAGTCTCATTGGAGAAATTTTAGAGAACAAAAAAGTGATTGGGAACGCAGGAACAAACTTTTTGGCGACCCTTGGGGGAGGAGTGGTAACAGCTCTTTTATGGGTGGTCCTTATCCCTGCGTTTTAA
- a CDS encoding nucleotidyltransferase family protein: MKVCIMCGGEGTRLRPLTFERPKPCIPIVNKPSIEHLVSHLSNLGFHDVVITLGYKGDAIEQSLGDGALLGVSITYVYEESKLGTAGSVHNARKYLGDKPFLVVGGDHVTDLNLLEFYREHLKSAAIVTIGLISIDEPSEYGIAEIDVENRIRRFREKPGPGEIFSNLASTGMYVCSPEIFEYIPDGVKFDFAKNLFPLLMEKNLPLNGWLARGNWSDVGSPASLRQAEKWKLQEMRYANISGDLDVKNANIQGPVDFGNSIYLGNNSRVIGPVVIGSGTSIGDNVLIGPYTSIGKNCVIRNNVRLLSSSIYNRVVIGQGSSVSGTIVDNETMIGDGCSIEHGSVIGPRCVIRNRVTVHSNTRIWPDVVIADGTVVTEHVLNDEYDTRCEGS; this comes from the coding sequence ATGAAGGTCTGCATAATGTGCGGAGGCGAAGGGACACGTCTGCGTCCTCTCACTTTCGAACGCCCGAAGCCCTGTATTCCTATTGTTAATAAGCCCTCCATTGAACATCTGGTATCCCATCTCTCCAACCTTGGTTTCCATGACGTGGTCATAACGCTTGGGTATAAAGGGGATGCAATAGAGCAATCGCTTGGTGATGGTGCCCTACTCGGTGTCAGCATTACATACGTGTATGAGGAAAGCAAGCTTGGGACAGCAGGCAGTGTACATAACGCCAGGAAGTACCTTGGAGACAAACCATTTCTGGTCGTTGGGGGAGATCATGTTACCGATCTCAACCTCCTTGAGTTCTATCGGGAGCACCTGAAGAGTGCCGCCATCGTCACGATAGGTCTTATCAGTATCGATGAACCGTCTGAGTACGGTATTGCCGAGATCGATGTGGAGAATCGGATTCGCAGGTTCAGGGAGAAACCAGGGCCGGGAGAGATCTTTTCCAATCTTGCATCTACCGGCATGTACGTCTGTTCTCCTGAAATTTTTGAGTACATTCCAGACGGAGTAAAATTTGATTTTGCCAAGAATCTCTTCCCACTTTTGATGGAGAAGAACCTCCCGCTCAATGGATGGCTTGCCAGGGGGAACTGGTCTGATGTAGGAAGCCCTGCTTCGCTCAGGCAGGCTGAAAAGTGGAAATTGCAGGAGATGCGATACGCAAATATCAGCGGTGATCTTGACGTGAAGAACGCCAACATTCAGGGTCCTGTTGATTTTGGTAATTCGATCTACCTTGGAAACAATAGCAGGGTAATCGGCCCGGTTGTGATAGGCTCAGGAACCTCGATTGGTGATAATGTGCTTATCGGCCCGTATACTTCCATCGGCAAGAACTGTGTGATACGAAATAATGTCAGGCTCCTCTCGTCATCTATTTATAATCGGGTCGTTATCGGACAGGGTTCATCAGTATCAGGAACTATTGTTGATAACGAAACTATGATCGGGGATGGATGTAGCATTGAACACGGGTCAGTTATTGGACCACGCTGCGTGATCCGAAACCGGGTTACCGTTCATTCTAATACCCGGATCTGGCCAGATGTCGTTATCGCGGATGGCACTGTCGTTACCGAACATGTGCTCAACGATGAATACGATACCCGGTGCGAAGGCTCCTAA
- a CDS encoding pyruvate kinase alpha/beta domain-containing protein: MGYSTKKIWYFDKPGSGNTQDALRIATERAKELGIRYLIVPSTSGETAKTAADTLRGTEISLIVVSHVVGFSSPGVWEFDSTIADELREQGVKIITGTHVLSGLERAFSSSPKIGGGSRSEAVAEALRRIIAIGLKVAVECTLIAADQGAIPVNEEVIALGGKASGVDTVCVIKPSHTSRFFDLQVREIVAMPRER, from the coding sequence ATGGGGTACTCTACCAAAAAGATCTGGTATTTTGATAAACCCGGTAGCGGGAACACCCAGGATGCCCTCAGGATTGCTACTGAGCGGGCAAAAGAACTTGGAATACGATATCTGATTGTGCCAAGCACCAGTGGCGAGACCGCTAAAACTGCTGCAGATACTCTGCGGGGAACCGAAATATCCCTGATTGTGGTCTCTCATGTCGTCGGGTTCTCAAGCCCTGGTGTCTGGGAGTTTGACAGTACAATCGCAGATGAACTCAGAGAGCAAGGGGTGAAGATCATCACCGGGACACATGTGCTTTCAGGTCTTGAACGCGCGTTCTCATCATCACCTAAAATTGGTGGGGGATCCCGGAGTGAGGCAGTTGCCGAAGCACTCAGACGGATAATTGCAATAGGTCTCAAAGTCGCAGTTGAGTGTACGCTCATCGCTGCTGATCAGGGAGCCATCCCAGTGAATGAAGAGGTAATAGCACTTGGTGGAAAAGCCAGCGGAGTGGATACGGTTTGTGTGATTAAACCTTCACATACCAGCCGATTCTTTGACCTTCAGGTTCGGGAAATTGTTGCTATGCCGCGGGAGCGGTGA
- a CDS encoding METTL5 family protein has product MKLRKLEILLEQVTGFSHPLPEREQYQTPAPLAARLLYTAFLAGDISDLRVLELGSGTGILGIGAALLGAGEVVGVEIDQEATRIAEENANKLKTKISFIDADLSNPVTWDKVPGADTVIMNPPFGAQVQHADRPFIDLALSRAEVVYGIFNAGSEQFIRQYIADRAEIAGVIAAEFAIPRTFFFHTEDKRDVPVEILVLKRRT; this is encoded by the coding sequence ATGAAACTTCGTAAACTCGAGATACTTCTTGAACAGGTCACAGGTTTTTCACACCCCCTCCCTGAACGAGAACAATACCAGACTCCTGCCCCGCTTGCTGCACGCCTTCTCTATACCGCGTTTCTTGCCGGTGATATTTCTGACCTGCGTGTACTTGAACTTGGATCAGGTACCGGAATCCTCGGGATTGGAGCAGCGTTGCTTGGGGCAGGTGAAGTGGTAGGAGTTGAGATCGATCAGGAGGCAACCAGAATTGCTGAAGAGAACGCAAATAAACTCAAAACCAAGATCTCGTTTATTGATGCTGACCTTTCAAACCCCGTGACCTGGGATAAGGTTCCGGGGGCAGATACTGTAATCATGAACCCTCCTTTCGGGGCTCAAGTACAGCATGCTGACAGGCCTTTCATAGATCTCGCACTCTCACGTGCAGAGGTTGTGTATGGGATCTTCAATGCTGGATCAGAACAGTTCATTCGGCAATATATCGCAGACCGGGCAGAGATTGCCGGTGTAATCGCTGCAGAGTTCGCCATCCCCAGGACCTTCTTTTTTCATACCGAAGACAAACGTGATGTCCCGGTTGAAATTCTAGTTTTAAAACGAAGGACCTGA
- a CDS encoding tetratricopeptide repeat protein: MNTERRLIRDGHLLGRCLLASLTMLILSTAITTATPSFYPNEGKIPLKVQFSLPGGESCDSVKWDFGDGNSSSEVNPSYSYTRMSFFYPLCVCTLPGATVTYSFGKIVPENAVFKGVDDTPQTPTDVKVDAKSDSLDLQGLIKQGNAFYNLGLYDYAAASYKSAIQKSGSDPQILAKYGDILVGLSRWEEAKNAYNQSLSLKQDTDVLNSYGGALVQLKKYEESLVAFNQSLVMEPSNPGAWAGTARADLGLKQVNESAVAFKKSLDIDASQPLVWKEYGDVLLKSDNNNDAITAYEKAIAQGVSGADIYISYGGALRKVGRNAEAENAIATARSMQSKLYISNIDGNVHCTAGGAMA; the protein is encoded by the coding sequence ATGAATACTGAACGCAGGTTAATCCGCGATGGCCACCTGTTAGGCAGGTGTCTTCTCGCGTCCCTGACTATGCTTATCCTCTCTACTGCAATCACCACAGCGACACCCTCATTTTATCCAAATGAGGGAAAGATACCACTTAAAGTTCAGTTCTCCCTTCCCGGAGGGGAGAGCTGCGACTCAGTCAAATGGGACTTTGGAGATGGAAACTCATCTTCAGAAGTAAACCCTTCATACTCATACACAAGAATGAGTTTTTTTTATCCGCTTTGTGTATGCACCCTTCCCGGAGCGACAGTCACCTACTCCTTTGGAAAAATTGTTCCTGAAAATGCTGTATTTAAAGGAGTAGATGATACCCCACAGACACCGACTGATGTGAAGGTTGATGCCAAATCAGATAGTCTGGATCTTCAGGGTCTCATTAAACAGGGAAATGCATTTTACAATCTAGGACTTTATGATTACGCTGCAGCGTCTTACAAGAGTGCTATCCAGAAATCTGGTTCTGATCCACAGATTCTGGCAAAGTATGGTGATATTCTCGTGGGCCTTTCACGATGGGAAGAGGCCAAGAATGCATATAATCAGTCTCTATCCTTAAAACAGGACACAGATGTGTTGAATTCATATGGGGGAGCTCTCGTTCAGTTAAAGAAGTATGAGGAATCTCTTGTAGCATTCAACCAGTCACTTGTCATGGAACCGTCCAACCCAGGGGCATGGGCCGGGACAGCCAGAGCAGATTTAGGACTAAAACAGGTGAATGAGTCTGCAGTAGCATTCAAGAAGTCACTGGATATTGATGCATCACAGCCATTGGTCTGGAAAGAGTACGGAGATGTGCTCTTAAAATCTGACAATAATAATGACGCGATTACTGCATATGAGAAGGCAATTGCCCAGGGGGTTTCAGGTGCTGATATTTATATCAGTTATGGAGGGGCTCTTAGAAAAGTAGGGCGCAACGCGGAAGCCGAAAATGCAATCGCAACAGCCCGTAGTATGCAGAGTAAATTATACATCTCAAACATTGACGGTAATGTTCATTGTACAGCTGGCGGAGCGATGGCATAA